A segment of the Candidatus Eisenbacteria bacterium genome:
CTACGGTGATATAGGCACGATCCGCCGGTTGGGAGCATTGCTGGAACGTGAAAACGTGTCGGAAACGCTGCTGCGAAAGCTGGAGCGGGTGCTGAGGCCTACGAGTGCCCTAATTCCGTGGATTCCCACGCAACCCAAGCGGGGAATCGTCAACCGCCGCTGGGGCGTGGTGTTGAATGAGCAAGCCTGACCTTCAAGTTGTACGCCTGCGGGAAGACCCTGATTACTTTCGGTCGGCGGTGAGGTTTACCTCGCGGGTGACAACGTTCGCGCCACGACTTGTTGAGAAGGATTACTCCTGCACAGTGCTGCTCGAATACCTCTCGGAGGCAAGCGACGGGTTGGTATTTAAGGGCGGAACGTGCCTGGCCAAGGTGCATGCGGATTTCTACCGGCTCAGCGAGGATCTGGACTTTGTCATCCCCGTGCCAGTAAACTCGACCCGTTCTCAGCGAAGCAAGCTGGCGGCCGGGGTGAAGAAAGCTGTGGCGCTGTTGCCGGAACGGCTTCCCGGATTTCGCCTCGTCGATCCGCTGCAGGGGGCAAACAACTCCACCCAGTACATTGCGGTTGTCGGGTATTCTTCACTGATCCGTCGGCAGGAGGAGACCATCAAGATCGAAGTTGGCCTTCGAGAACCTTTGTTGATGCCCGTGGTGAACAGTCCCGCGCGAACGATCATGCTTAACCCGGTGTCCGGCAAGCCGCTCGTGCTTCCGGTTTCCGTGAGGAGCATTTCGAAGACAGAAGCCCTGGCCGAGAAGTTTCGCGCCGCCTTATCGCGGCGCGAGGCGGCCATCCGGGACTTTTTTGACATCGACTACGCCATACGCAGGCTGGATTTTCATCCCCAGGACCCCGCTTTTATCCAGTTGATCCGCCATAAGCTGGACGTCCCCGGAAATGACCCGGTTGATGTTTCTGGAGAGCGCCTGAGAGCCCTTCGCCAACAACTTGAGTCTCGTTTGAAACCCGTATTGCGCGATAAAGATTTCGCGGAATTCAATCTCGATCGCGCCTTCAAGATCGTGGCCGCTGTGGCGGCTATGGTCCGGTGAACAGCCATGATTACCGACATCAATAGCGAAGACCGCCTAGTCCAGAGAACCTTTGCCGAGCATTTGGAGAAAGTGCTCGGGTGGGAAAACGTCTACGCCTACAATACGGAGACGTTCGGGTCGCAGGGCACATTGGGACGCTCATCAGAGCGGGATGTGGTGCTGGTGCGGGATCTGCGGGCGGCGCTGGAGCGGCTCAACCGGGACCTGCCTGTATCGGCGCGGGAGCAGGCCATCGAAAAGCTGACGCGCATCGACTTTGCTCGTTCGCTCTTGCAGCACAACCGGGAGTACTACGGCTTCATCCGGGGCGGTGTGCCGGTCGAGTGGCGCGATGCTAAGGGTGAAACGAGGCACGCGCTGGCGCGTGTGATAGACTTCAGTAACGGCACGGGTCCGGACGGCAAGCTAAACAATAGCTTCCTCGCCGTGCGGGAACTGAAGATCCAGGGCGTGCGGGTGCCTCATTACAACCGGCGGGCGGACCTTGTCTGTTTTGTAAACGGCCTGCCCCTGGTCTTCATCGAGTTGAAGGCAGTCTATCGGAATATCCGCGCCGCCTTCGACAACAACCTCACCGATTACCTGGGTGAGCACAGCATCGCTCAGGCCTTCCACCACAACGCCTTGCTCGTGGTGAGCAACGGCGACCAGGCCCGCTACGGCTCGATCACGAGCAAGTGGGAGCACTTCGTCGAGTGGAAGCGCAACTCGGAGAAGGACAAGGGACGTGTCGATGCCGAGGCGCTGCTGGACGGCATGCTTGCCAAGGAGCGGCTGCTCGATTTCATCGAGAACTTCATCCTGTTTGACGACAGCCGGGCCGGGGGAACGCGCAAGATCGTGGCCCGCAACCATCAGGTGCTCGGCGTGAACAACGCGGTCGCCTCTGTGCTGCGTCAAGAGGAACTGAAAGGGCAGTTTCCACCGGGAGAGCGACTGATCGAATACGTGCCAACACCGGAGCTGCTCCTGGCTGCCGATGGCCCGGAACGGGACTCCGTCTACGGCGCACCAGTCCCTTCGGACCGCGCCGGGAACTATCAGTTGCTCCTGGTAAAGCGGGCGCATCCCGATCTGGGCCGGCTTGGGGTTTTCTGGCACACGCAGGGCAGCGGCAAGTCTTACTCGATGGCGTTTTTCGCCGAGAAGGTGCGCCGGGTTGTCCCTGGTAACTTCACCTTCCTGTTAATGACCGACCGGGATGATCTGGATGACCAGATCTGGCGCACGTTTATCGGTTGTGGCGTCACGGACGAGAAGACCCCGCGGGCCGGTTCGGGCAAGGAGCTTCAGTTTATCCTGCGCGGGAATCATCGCTTCGTCTTCAGCCTCATCCACAAGTTCAATCAGCCGGTCGCAGAGCCTTACAGCGAGCGCGACGACATCATCGTGATCTCGGACGAGGCGCACCGGACCCAGGCGGGCAAGTTCGCGCGGAACATGCGTCTCGCGCTGCCCAATGCGGCGTTCATCGGGTTCACCGGGACGCCGCTCTTTAAACATGACGAACTGACGCGGCGCATCTTCGGCGACTACATTTCACGATACGACTTTAAGCGCTCTGAGGAAGACCAGTCCACCGTTAAGCTGATCTACGAAAACCGGGGCGAGAAACTGGGGATCGCCCGTCTCGACCTGAACGACCGGATCGCCGAGGCGGTCGAGAAGGCCGACCTCGACCCCGATCAAACTGCCCTGCTGGAAAGCCTTCTCGGGAAGGACTACGAGGTCATTACTGCCGACGATCGTCTCGACAATCTGGCTGATGACTTCGTTGAGCACTGCTCCACCCGCTGGCAGACCGGGAAGTCTATGCTCGTGTGTATTGACAAGATTACTTGCGGCCGGATGTTCCAGCGCATTGAGCCGCGCTGGCAGTCCAAGCTCGCCCAAGTGAAAGCGCTCATCCTGGTGAAGGAAGCGGAGTTGGCCGGTACCGCCGATCCGGACGCGCAAGAGCGTCTCGGCAAGGAGCTCGAATTCCTGTGTGGGCAGGCGGAGTGGATGGAAAGCACCATCATCGAGATCATCATCAGCGAAGCCCAGAACGAAGTCCGCGATTTTCAGCGCTGGGGCGTCGATATCATCCCTCACCGCGTGGTGATGAAGACCGGTTTCCAGACGCCAGACGGGAAGCGAGTTGACGTGGAAGACGCCTTCAAAGACCCGCAGCATCCTTTCCGCATCGCCATCGTGTGTGCCATGTGGCTGACCGGCTTCGACGTGGAGTGTCTGGCGACACTCTACATCGACAAACCGATGAAGGCCCACAGCCTGATGCAGGCCATTGCGCGTCCCAACCGTGT
Coding sequences within it:
- a CDS encoding type I restriction endonuclease subunit R, whose amino-acid sequence is MITDINSEDRLVQRTFAEHLEKVLGWENVYAYNTETFGSQGTLGRSSERDVVLVRDLRAALERLNRDLPVSAREQAIEKLTRIDFARSLLQHNREYYGFIRGGVPVEWRDAKGETRHALARVIDFSNGTGPDGKLNNSFLAVRELKIQGVRVPHYNRRADLVCFVNGLPLVFIELKAVYRNIRAAFDNNLTDYLGEHSIAQAFHHNALLVVSNGDQARYGSITSKWEHFVEWKRNSEKDKGRVDAEALLDGMLAKERLLDFIENFILFDDSRAGGTRKIVARNHQVLGVNNAVASVLRQEELKGQFPPGERLIEYVPTPELLLAADGPERDSVYGAPVPSDRAGNYQLLLVKRAHPDLGRLGVFWHTQGSGKSYSMAFFAEKVRRVVPGNFTFLLMTDRDDLDDQIWRTFIGCGVTDEKTPRAGSGKELQFILRGNHRFVFSLIHKFNQPVAEPYSERDDIIVISDEAHRTQAGKFARNMRLALPNAAFIGFTGTPLFKHDELTRRIFGDYISRYDFKRSEEDQSTVKLIYENRGEKLGIARLDLNDRIAEAVEKADLDPDQTALLESLLGKDYEVITADDRLDNLADDFVEHCSTRWQTGKSMLVCIDKITCGRMFQRIEPRWQSKLAQVKALILVKEAELAGTADPDAQERLGKELEFLCGQAEWMESTIIEIIISEAQNEVRDFQRWGVDIIPHRVVMKTGFQTPDGKRVDVEDAFKDPQHPFRIAIVCAMWLTGFDVECLATLYIDKPMKAHSLMQAIARPNRVYPGKDCGVIVDYNGMLKSLREALAQYALGDEEEGGGDGNIVAPIEELVVALIQAIEAAEKHLRVLGFDPDRLRGATGFMRIEALRDAVDVLYTSDEAKRRFEIMARQVFVRFKALLMEPSAFAYAERHDNIEATYKKLEEKRDTADVTEVLKEQHRIVNEAIRARAPGEDHAEGLKVDLSQIDFAKLRDEFAKKVRRKHTALQDIREVVEKKLAQMLGCNPMRMDYYKKYQEIIADYNREKDRVTVEETFAKLVDLANSLDAEQRRAAEEGLSDDELALFDLLFKEKISKADRERLKQASKAFLASLRELLQPMHDWTQNTATQAEVKVFILDNLWEALPRPLFSDEETEEVANRVYEYVWQRSASGHYLLAA
- a CDS encoding nucleotidyl transferase AbiEii/AbiGii toxin family protein, which gives rise to MSKPDLQVVRLREDPDYFRSAVRFTSRVTTFAPRLVEKDYSCTVLLEYLSEASDGLVFKGGTCLAKVHADFYRLSEDLDFVIPVPVNSTRSQRSKLAAGVKKAVALLPERLPGFRLVDPLQGANNSTQYIAVVGYSSLIRRQEETIKIEVGLREPLLMPVVNSPARTIMLNPVSGKPLVLPVSVRSISKTEALAEKFRAALSRREAAIRDFFDIDYAIRRLDFHPQDPAFIQLIRHKLDVPGNDPVDVSGERLRALRQQLESRLKPVLRDKDFAEFNLDRAFKIVAAVAAMVR